A single Cnuibacter physcomitrellae DNA region contains:
- a CDS encoding YihY/virulence factor BrkB family protein gives MSQVRDTNRPDGPSADDTRSVQRAGDAAQTRDDDQALTRTQERGRPTVDVDEKKEPPEKPKSGLQRLIARVMALKPVRVFLRFSASGGELMASGTAFQAVFAIFAGIWVGFSVFGIVLAGNPDLQAAVIDQLGKAIPGLIGDSGAIKTDALQQAGIFGWTGAIALVGLVLTAVGWLATTRDAIRRIFTLDPPKTNPILLKLKDFGLALGFGVAIIASAAASIVSTLALTFILGVLRIDEASPVAIIAGQVVGILIVFAFDSFVLAVAFRVLSGIRIPMRRLIAGAMLGGAGLGVLKILGSALLGGATNNPLLASFAVIIGIMIFLNLVCRVILLSATWIAVGMEDAGLDPRALTPEEQEAERERRVADARDVLLAAERTRLEEELAGARGLRRRRVRKQLEKLDELQDAEHLELRKR, from the coding sequence ATGAGCCAGGTGCGTGACACGAACCGCCCCGACGGTCCCAGCGCCGACGACACCCGGTCCGTGCAACGGGCCGGAGACGCCGCCCAGACGCGGGACGACGATCAGGCGCTCACGCGGACGCAGGAGCGGGGCCGTCCCACGGTCGACGTGGACGAGAAGAAGGAGCCGCCGGAGAAGCCGAAGTCCGGCCTTCAGCGACTGATCGCCCGGGTCATGGCGCTGAAGCCCGTGCGCGTCTTCCTCCGCTTCTCGGCGTCGGGGGGCGAGCTCATGGCGTCGGGGACGGCGTTTCAGGCGGTGTTCGCCATCTTCGCGGGCATCTGGGTGGGCTTCTCCGTCTTCGGGATCGTGCTGGCGGGCAATCCGGACCTGCAGGCCGCGGTCATCGACCAGCTCGGCAAGGCCATCCCCGGCCTCATCGGCGACAGCGGCGCCATCAAGACCGACGCGCTGCAGCAGGCGGGGATCTTCGGCTGGACCGGTGCGATCGCCTTGGTCGGACTCGTGCTGACGGCGGTCGGCTGGCTCGCCACCACGCGCGACGCGATCCGCCGCATCTTCACGCTCGACCCGCCGAAGACGAACCCCATCCTCCTGAAGCTGAAGGACTTCGGCCTGGCCCTCGGGTTCGGCGTCGCGATCATCGCGTCGGCCGCGGCGAGCATCGTGTCGACCCTCGCGCTCACGTTCATCCTCGGGGTGCTCCGGATCGACGAGGCGTCGCCGGTCGCCATCATCGCCGGGCAGGTGGTGGGCATCCTCATCGTGTTCGCGTTCGACAGCTTCGTGCTGGCCGTGGCGTTCCGGGTGCTGTCGGGCATCCGCATCCCGATGCGTCGGCTCATCGCCGGGGCGATGCTCGGTGGGGCCGGCCTCGGCGTGCTGAAGATCCTCGGGTCGGCGCTCCTCGGCGGAGCCACGAACAACCCGCTGCTGGCCTCCTTCGCCGTGATCATCGGCATCATGATCTTCCTCAACCTGGTCTGCCGGGTGATCCTCCTCTCGGCGACCTGGATCGCCGTCGGCATGGAGGACGCGGGCCTGGACCCGCGGGCGCTCACGCCGGAGGAGCAGGAGGCCGAGCGCGAGCGTCGTGTGGCGGATGCGCGCGACGTGCTGCTCGCCGCCGAGCGCACGCGCCTCGAGGAGGAGCTGGCGGGGGCGCGCGGGCTGCGGCGCCGTCGGGTCCGCAAGCAGCTCGAGAAGCTCGACGAGCTGCAGGACGCCGAGCACCTGGAGCTGCGGAAGCGCTAG
- a CDS encoding FUSC family protein, with protein MTSPSPAGRPSPRRRWTEIVAAQTRMLRAERRTPILQVLKTAVAALAAWSVCILLIPQQVPVFAAIAAIIVVQPSVNQSFASALQRSAGVIVGVLVAYFAALVFGSPSWLILVAIVASLLVAWALRFPQSSTVQVPISAMLVLSIGSATPGYAVDRIIETVIGAIIGVVVNWLIVPPVSLQPADDAVGRLGAEIAVVLESLARVLSSPDDAERNRYQVLVEARLLTPMRTKATAAVDTATESLRFNPRRSAHRESLERDQELLAMLSILVTRVTGMARALNDHFDATLHSEPTAAGIAEELRRAAHDLRLVLANAEIPGADLEALTDELPALTSPLRTLVPDPTHWVLLGSLLEDLRRVREEILAAVQDAPPRS; from the coding sequence ATGACCTCCCCGTCGCCCGCCGGCCGCCCCTCGCCGCGACGCCGCTGGACCGAGATCGTCGCGGCGCAGACGAGGATGCTCCGCGCCGAACGGCGCACTCCCATCCTGCAGGTGCTGAAGACCGCGGTGGCCGCGCTCGCCGCCTGGTCGGTGTGCATCCTGCTCATCCCGCAGCAGGTCCCGGTGTTCGCGGCGATCGCGGCGATCATCGTGGTGCAGCCGAGCGTGAACCAGTCGTTCGCGAGCGCGCTGCAGCGCTCGGCGGGTGTCATCGTCGGCGTCCTGGTCGCCTACTTCGCCGCCCTCGTCTTCGGCTCCCCCAGCTGGCTCATCCTGGTGGCCATCGTCGCGTCGCTGCTCGTCGCCTGGGCGCTCCGCTTCCCGCAGTCGTCGACCGTGCAGGTGCCGATCAGCGCCATGCTCGTCCTCTCGATCGGCTCGGCGACCCCGGGCTACGCGGTCGATCGCATCATCGAGACCGTCATCGGGGCGATCATCGGCGTGGTCGTCAACTGGCTGATCGTGCCGCCGGTGTCGCTGCAGCCGGCGGACGACGCGGTCGGTCGCCTCGGCGCGGAGATCGCGGTGGTGCTCGAGAGCCTCGCCCGCGTGCTCTCCTCCCCCGACGACGCCGAGCGCAATCGCTATCAGGTGCTGGTGGAGGCGCGACTGCTCACCCCGATGCGGACCAAGGCGACCGCCGCCGTCGACACCGCGACCGAGAGCCTGCGGTTCAACCCGCGCCGGTCGGCCCACCGCGAGTCCCTCGAGCGCGACCAGGAGCTGCTGGCCATGCTCAGCATCCTCGTCACGAGGGTGACCGGGATGGCGCGGGCGCTCAACGACCACTTCGACGCGACGCTCCACTCGGAGCCCACCGCCGCCGGCATCGCGGAGGAGCTGCGCCGGGCGGCGCACGATCTGCGGCTGGTGCTGGCGAACGCCGAGATCCCCGGGGCCGACCTCGAGGCGCTCACCGATGAGCTGCCCGCCCTCACCTCTCCCCTCCGCACGCTCGTGCCCGACCCCACCCACTGGGTGCTGCTCGGCTCGCTGCTCGAGGATCTCCGGCGGGTCCGCGAGGAGATCCTCGCCGCCGTCCAGGACGCTCCCCCGCGCTCCTGA
- a CDS encoding GtrA family protein translates to MSISPTSQSRFRVLLMEFIRFGLVGGVGFIVDVGVFNLLRVTVLDPSHVHGGPVYAKLISTALAIAINWLGNRFWTFRDRRRTDVLRESVEFVIVSVAGMGIPLLCLWVSHYVMGMTSLWADNISSNVIGLGLGAIFRFVLYRVWVFGEARVRPPAAVDTAGKTTSLS, encoded by the coding sequence ATGAGCATCAGTCCCACGAGTCAGTCGCGCTTCCGCGTGCTCCTCATGGAGTTCATCCGGTTCGGCCTCGTGGGAGGCGTCGGGTTCATCGTCGACGTCGGCGTCTTCAACCTGCTGCGCGTCACGGTCCTCGACCCCTCGCACGTGCACGGCGGTCCGGTCTACGCCAAGCTCATCTCCACCGCGCTGGCGATCGCGATCAACTGGCTGGGCAACCGCTTCTGGACCTTCCGCGACCGACGCCGCACCGACGTCCTCCGCGAGAGCGTCGAGTTCGTCATCGTCAGCGTCGCCGGCATGGGCATCCCGCTGCTGTGCCTCTGGGTGTCGCACTACGTCATGGGGATGACCAGCCTGTGGGCCGACAACATCTCCTCGAACGTCATCGGCCTCGGTCTCGGGGCGATCTTCCGCTTCGTCCTCTACCGCGTGTGGGTCTTCGGCGAGGCTCGGGTCCGCCCGCCCGCCGCCGTCGACACCGCGGGCAAGACCACCTCGCTCTCCTGA
- a CDS encoding riboflavin synthase, whose product MFTGIIEELGEVLALERTADAARLTVRAPLAVSDASHGDSISVSGVCLTVVDRTDDAFTADVMLQTLAMSTIGGLAEGQRVNLERAAPVHGRLGGHIVQGHVDGVAEVLSVTPGEAWSVLRFTLAADLAPLVVQQGSIAVAGVSLTVSAVGQDDRGHWFEVSLIPETLAATTLGALAVGDRVNVETDVLARHVQRLLQFTTTPAEVSTLS is encoded by the coding sequence ATGTTCACCGGCATCATCGAAGAGCTGGGCGAGGTCCTCGCCCTCGAGCGCACCGCCGACGCGGCGCGACTGACCGTGCGCGCCCCGCTCGCCGTGAGCGACGCCTCCCACGGCGACTCGATCTCGGTCTCGGGCGTGTGCCTCACCGTGGTCGACCGCACCGACGACGCCTTCACGGCCGACGTCATGCTGCAGACCCTCGCCATGTCGACCATCGGCGGCCTCGCCGAGGGGCAGCGGGTCAACCTCGAACGCGCCGCACCCGTGCACGGCCGTCTCGGCGGGCACATCGTGCAGGGTCACGTCGACGGGGTGGCCGAGGTGCTGTCGGTGACCCCGGGGGAGGCCTGGAGCGTGCTCCGCTTCACCCTCGCCGCCGATCTCGCGCCGCTCGTCGTGCAGCAGGGCTCGATCGCCGTGGCCGGCGTCTCCCTGACCGTCTCCGCGGTGGGACAGGACGACCGCGGGCACTGGTTCGAGGTGTCGCTCATCCCCGAGACCCTCGCCGCCACCACCCTCGGCGCCCTCGCCGTGGGCGACCGGGTGAACGTCGAGACCGACGTCCTCGCCCGCCACGTGCAGCGCCTGCTGCAGTTCACGACCACACCCGCGGAGGTGAGCACGCTCTCATGA
- the ribD gene encoding bifunctional diaminohydroxyphosphoribosylaminopyrimidine deaminase/5-amino-6-(5-phosphoribosylamino)uracil reductase RibD — translation MTATAPETAAMRRALELALLGPRAGVNPQVGCVLLAPDGRVLAEGWHHGAGTPHAEVDALSHLAESADARGATAVVTLEPCNHHGRTGPCSQALIDAGVSRVLYAVPDPGEASAGGGERMRAAGLDVESGLLRDEAEEAIRPWLTAMRLRRPFVTVKWASSLDGRAAAADGSSRWITGPAARDDVHRRRSEHDAIVVGTGTVLADDPALTARSARGLLEHQPVPVVIGTRPVPPGAAVRRHPHPLRVHATHDLGAVLASLFDDGVRSVFVEGGPTLASAFLRAGLADEIVAYVAPTLLGGPVVALGDLGVPTIDRQRRLRLTSVDLLGDDLRLVARPRASDTDPHLVDTTTTTTTKEL, via the coding sequence ATGACAGCGACAGCCCCTGAGACGGCGGCGATGCGACGCGCTCTCGAGCTCGCGCTGCTCGGCCCGCGCGCCGGGGTGAACCCGCAGGTGGGCTGCGTCCTCCTCGCCCCCGACGGGCGGGTGCTCGCCGAGGGCTGGCATCACGGCGCCGGGACGCCGCACGCCGAGGTCGACGCGCTGTCGCATCTCGCCGAGTCCGCCGACGCCCGCGGCGCCACGGCCGTCGTGACCCTCGAGCCCTGCAACCACCACGGACGGACGGGCCCGTGCAGCCAGGCGCTCATCGACGCGGGTGTCTCCCGTGTGCTCTACGCCGTCCCCGATCCCGGGGAGGCCTCCGCGGGGGGCGGCGAGCGGATGCGCGCGGCCGGGCTCGACGTCGAGAGCGGACTGCTGCGCGACGAGGCCGAGGAGGCGATCCGGCCCTGGCTGACGGCGATGCGCCTCCGGCGTCCGTTCGTCACGGTCAAGTGGGCGTCGAGCCTCGACGGTCGCGCCGCCGCCGCCGACGGATCGAGCCGGTGGATCACCGGACCGGCCGCCCGCGACGACGTCCACCGCCGCCGCAGCGAGCACGACGCCATCGTCGTCGGCACGGGCACGGTCCTCGCCGACGACCCGGCGCTCACCGCCCGGTCGGCCCGCGGGCTCCTCGAGCACCAGCCGGTCCCGGTCGTGATCGGCACCCGCCCCGTCCCGCCCGGCGCCGCCGTGCGCCGCCACCCGCATCCGCTGCGCGTCCACGCCACCCATGATCTCGGCGCGGTGCTCGCCTCGCTCTTCGACGACGGCGTGCGGAGCGTCTTCGTCGAGGGCGGCCCGACGCTCGCGAGCGCGTTCCTGCGGGCGGGGCTGGCCGACGAGATCGTCGCGTACGTCGCGCCCACCCTGCTCGGCGGACCCGTCGTGGCCCTCGGCGATCTGGGCGTCCCGACGATCGACCGGCAGAGGCGGCTGCGGCTCACCTCGGTCGACCTCCTCGGGGACGACCTCCGTCTCGTGGCGCGGCCCCGCGCATCCGACACCGACCCGCACCTCGTCGACACCACGACCACGACCACCACGAAGGAGCTGTGA
- a CDS encoding exodeoxyribonuclease III — protein sequence MSSKSLRVASVNVNGIRAAFRRGMGDWLAGRGIDVLAMQEVRASTDDIVAALGDEWDVVHDPATAKGRAGVAIASRSKASIHRVTFGPDDFDSAGRWLEADYEVGDTTVTIVSAYVHSGEADTPKQVEKYRFLDAMLEHLPELQRHNPLSLVVGDLNVGHRTLDIRNWKGNVKRAGFLPKEREYFDRILGAEGDDRYNAGAGLGWVDLGRRSAGEVEGPYTWWSWRGQAFDNDTGWRIDYQLATPELAERMTSYTVDRAESYDARFSDHAPVVVDYAL from the coding sequence ATGAGCTCGAAGTCCCTCCGTGTCGCCAGTGTGAACGTCAACGGCATCCGCGCCGCGTTCCGCAGGGGCATGGGCGACTGGCTCGCCGGGCGCGGGATCGACGTGCTGGCCATGCAGGAGGTGCGGGCCTCGACCGACGACATCGTCGCGGCGCTCGGCGACGAGTGGGATGTCGTGCACGACCCCGCCACGGCGAAGGGCCGAGCGGGTGTGGCGATCGCGAGCCGCTCGAAGGCCTCGATCCACCGCGTCACCTTCGGGCCCGACGACTTCGACAGCGCCGGCCGCTGGCTCGAGGCCGACTACGAGGTGGGCGACACCACCGTCACCATCGTGTCGGCGTACGTGCACTCCGGCGAGGCCGACACCCCCAAGCAGGTCGAGAAGTACCGCTTCCTCGACGCGATGCTCGAGCACCTGCCCGAGCTGCAGCGGCACAACCCCCTGTCGCTCGTGGTCGGCGACCTCAACGTCGGGCACCGCACGCTCGACATCCGCAACTGGAAGGGCAACGTCAAGCGCGCCGGCTTCCTGCCGAAGGAGCGGGAGTACTTCGACCGCATCCTCGGCGCCGAGGGCGACGACCGGTACAACGCCGGCGCCGGGCTCGGCTGGGTCGACCTCGGTCGCCGGTCCGCCGGCGAGGTCGAGGGTCCGTACACGTGGTGGTCCTGGCGCGGCCAGGCGTTCGACAACGACACGGGCTGGCGGATCGACTACCAGCTCGCCACTCCCGAGCTCGCCGAGCGGATGACGTCGTACACCGTCGACCGCGCCGAGTCGTACGACGCCCGGTTCAGCGACCACGCCCCCGTCGTGGTCGACTACGCGCTCTGA
- the ribA gene encoding GTP cyclohydrolase II has product MTLSPIPDILDELRRGRPVIVADDDDRENEGDAILAAEHATAEWIGWMVRHTSGFLCAPIPAAYADRLALPPMVASNQDARRTAYTVSVDAAQGVTTGISASDRATTLRVLADPASTAASLIRPGHVLPLRAVDGGVRQRAGHTEAAVDLMSAAGLSPVGVIGELVGDDGEMLRMPGLVELAEREGLLVTTTAELIRWLDEQGADAPAVDPRVVFEVETTVPTTHGLLRMRAYRDLGSGADHVAILSGDVSGPDALVRVHSECLTGEAFGSLKCECGPQLDASLDLIAEHGGAVIYLRGQEGRGIGLVNKLRAYRLQEDGLDTLDANLALGLPADARDYTAASAILDDLGITSVRLLTNNPEKVRQLEEHGIAVSERVPLVVGGSAFNENYLDTKRDRMGHLLPEHAHH; this is encoded by the coding sequence ATGACGCTGAGTCCGATACCCGACATCCTCGACGAGCTCCGTCGAGGCCGCCCCGTGATCGTCGCCGACGACGACGACCGCGAGAACGAGGGCGATGCCATCCTCGCCGCCGAGCACGCCACCGCGGAGTGGATCGGCTGGATGGTCCGCCACACCTCGGGCTTCCTCTGCGCCCCGATACCCGCCGCGTACGCCGACCGTCTCGCGCTGCCGCCCATGGTGGCGTCGAACCAGGATGCACGGCGCACCGCGTACACCGTGTCGGTCGACGCAGCCCAGGGCGTCACCACGGGGATCAGCGCGAGCGATCGGGCGACCACGCTCCGCGTGCTCGCCGACCCGGCGTCGACGGCGGCCTCCCTCATCCGCCCCGGCCACGTGCTGCCGCTCCGCGCGGTCGACGGCGGGGTCCGGCAGCGCGCCGGGCACACCGAGGCCGCGGTCGACCTGATGTCCGCTGCTGGGCTCAGCCCGGTCGGCGTCATCGGCGAGCTCGTCGGCGACGACGGCGAGATGCTGCGCATGCCCGGCCTGGTGGAGCTCGCCGAGCGGGAGGGCCTCCTCGTCACGACGACGGCGGAGCTCATCCGGTGGCTCGACGAGCAGGGCGCCGACGCGCCCGCCGTCGACCCGCGCGTGGTGTTCGAGGTGGAGACCACCGTGCCCACCACGCACGGTCTGCTGCGGATGCGGGCCTACCGCGACCTCGGATCGGGCGCCGACCACGTGGCGATCCTCTCCGGAGACGTCTCGGGCCCGGACGCCCTCGTGCGGGTGCACTCCGAGTGCCTGACCGGCGAGGCCTTCGGCTCGTTGAAGTGCGAGTGCGGTCCCCAGCTCGACGCCTCGCTCGACCTCATCGCCGAGCACGGCGGCGCGGTGATCTACCTGCGCGGTCAGGAGGGGCGCGGGATCGGACTGGTCAACAAGCTGCGCGCCTACCGCCTGCAGGAGGACGGGCTCGACACCCTCGACGCCAACCTCGCCCTCGGCCTTCCCGCCGACGCCCGCGACTACACGGCGGCGAGCGCCATCCTCGACGACCTCGGCATCACGAGCGTCCGCCTGCTGACGAACAACCCCGAGAAGGTGCGGCAGCTCGAGGAGCACGGCATCGCCGTCTCCGAGCGCGTGCCGCTCGTGGTGGGCGGGTCCGCCTTCAACGAGAACTACCTCGACACCAAGCGCGATCGCATGGGGCACCTGCTGCCCGAGCACGCGCACCACTGA
- a CDS encoding polyprenol monophosphomannose synthase — protein sequence MPRAIVVIPTYNEIGSIESVLDRIRATDDTIDVLVVDDNSPDGTGHLIDRLAEADQRIHVLHRTEKNGLGRAYAAGFSWALDNDYDYIIEMDADGSHQPEELPRLLALLDAGCDVAIGTRWIPGGVIRNWPAYRKAISRTGTFYSRIMLGSKLHDLTSGYRGFRASALRAMDFSSVNSSGYGFQVELAWKFERSGAKMGEFPITFVEREEGVSKMSTGIVVEALVNVTVWGISSRLGRGPERLHLPASADAA from the coding sequence ATGCCGAGAGCCATTGTCGTCATCCCGACGTACAACGAGATCGGGTCGATCGAGAGCGTACTGGACAGGATCCGCGCCACCGACGACACCATCGATGTCCTGGTGGTCGACGACAACTCGCCCGATGGCACCGGCCACCTCATCGATCGCCTCGCGGAGGCGGACCAGCGAATCCACGTGCTTCATCGTACTGAGAAGAACGGTCTCGGCCGGGCCTACGCCGCGGGATTCAGCTGGGCGTTGGATAACGATTACGACTACATCATCGAGATGGACGCCGACGGCTCGCACCAGCCGGAGGAGCTCCCGAGGCTGCTCGCCCTGCTCGACGCCGGCTGCGACGTCGCCATCGGCACACGCTGGATCCCCGGCGGCGTCATCCGGAACTGGCCCGCCTACCGCAAGGCCATCTCGCGGACCGGCACGTTCTACTCGCGCATCATGCTGGGCTCGAAGCTGCACGACCTCACCAGCGGCTACCGCGGCTTCCGCGCCTCGGCGCTGCGCGCCATGGACTTCTCGTCGGTGAACTCCTCCGGCTACGGCTTCCAGGTCGAGCTGGCGTGGAAGTTCGAGCGCTCGGGCGCGAAGATGGGCGAGTTCCCGATCACCTTCGTGGAGCGCGAGGAGGGCGTGTCGAAGATGTCGACCGGCATCGTCGTCGAGGCGCTGGTGAACGTCACCGTCTGGGGCATCTCGAGCCGGCTCGGCCGTGGGCCGGAGCGGCTCCACCTCCCCGCGTCCGCCGACGCGGCGTGA